A window of the Helianthus annuus cultivar XRQ/B chromosome 4, HanXRQr2.0-SUNRISE, whole genome shotgun sequence genome harbors these coding sequences:
- the LOC110937364 gene encoding dephospho-CoA kinase, which yields MRIIGLTGGIATGKSTVSNLFKANGFPVVDADVIARDVLKKGSGGWRKVVAAFGEDILLANGEVDRPKLGQIVFGDPSKRQLLNRLLAPYISNGIFWEVFKLWIKGYKIIVLDVPLLYEAKMDRWTNPNIVVWIDPETQLKRLMARDRTSAQDAQNRINAQMPLDLKRSKADIVIDNNGLLEDLDENFKKVLDQVTKPLTWTEFWLSRQGAIAAFMLILTGVIGCKKLLARV from the exons ATGAGGATAATAGGTTTGACAGGTGGAATAGCAACTGGGAAGAGTACTGTTTCCAATCTTTTTAAAGCTAATGGCTTTCCGGTCGTCGATGCTGATGTCATAGCCCGA GATGTACTGAAGAAAGGTAGTGGTGGTTGGAGGAAGGTTGTAGCAGCTTTTGGAGAAGACATATTGCTGGCGAATGGGGAAGTTGATCGACCCAAATTGGGCCAAATTGTATTCGGTGATCCTTCTAAACGCCAGCTTCTTAATCG GCTTCTTGCCCCTTACATTTCAAATGGAATATTTTGGGAAGTTTTTAAATTATGGATTAAGGGTTATAAAATCATCGTTCTTGACGTCCCTTTACTATACGAGGCCAAAATGGACCGTTGGACAAACCCAAATATTGTTGTATGGATTGATCCCGAAACACAACTCAAACGTCTCATGGCGAGAGACAGAACATCTGCACAAGACGCTCAAAACAGGATAAATGCCCAAATGCCTTTGGATTTAAAGAGATCGAAAGCAGACATAGTGATCGATAACAATGGATTATTAGAGGACTTAGACGAAAATTTCAAGAAGGTATTAGATCAAGTTACCAAGCCTTTGACATGGACCGAGTTTTGGCTTTCTAGACAGGGTGCTATAGCGGCTTTTATGTTGATACTTACCGGTGTTATTGGATGCAAGAAGTTGCTTGCACGCGTATGA